The DNA sequence CTCCAGTTAGTCGGTAGTACCTACCCCGGTTGGCGAATCCTTTTCTACCATGATGTGGCACACGCCCTGACGCAAAGCGCGCCCCTTGAGGAAAGCCCAGAAATCCAGAGAGTGCCAGTTCCGCTGCTACCGCGCGCGATTTCAGAACTCGCAGGACGCTACTATCAAGCCGATTTGCACCCCGAAACACAGATAGGCGATGCCAATTTCTTAGAACACCCACATCGCGGTGTAACCACCGGACAGACAGGCATTATAGGTTCTGGATGTGTTATCTACCCTTGCACCCTCGGCGGCTTGAGCGTTAAAGTTAAACAACGCCACCCCGTCATCGGTGATTTTGTTGAGATCGGTACAGACACCAGCCTGCTCGGTCCCGTTCAGATCGCTGATTACTCCACTATCGGCACGAACACCGAAATCTACGGGTTTGTCGAAATTGAGCAACGGTGTCGGATCGGTTCGTCAGTCGTTATCGGAACCATCCGCGGGGCATCAGAACACCCAGGGAAAATCCATATCGCCGACGAAGTTCGTATCGGAGACGGCACTGTTATCGAGAACACCTCAGAATCGGACCTGTTTATACCGAACCGCTCGCAGATTCCTGCGCGAAGCCACGTTGCAAACGACGGGTTCGGGTTCCCTCGATATGTTACTTAGGGCTGTCGGCTAAAAGGCAGCTCGGGTAAGTCAAAACTTCTTTAACTGATAACTGAAAACTGAAAGCGAAAAATGAGAAAAATAGAACGCGCGCTTATTAGCGTCTACGACAAAACCGACCTCTTGGAAATAGCAACTGCCCTCGCCGAGCGTGGCGTAGAAATCCTCTCCACCGGTGGCACGGCTCAGCACCTCCGAGATGCCGGTATCGACATCCTTGATGTCTCTGACTACACTGGCTTCCCTGAAATGCTCGACGGGCGGGTTAAAACCCTGCATCCCAAAATTCACGGAGGTCTCCTCGCCGAATGGGATAACACGGAACACAGTACACAAACGGAAGCGCACGGCATAAACCCAATTGATATGGTAATCTGTAACCTCTATCCGTTTGAAGCAACCGTCGCTAAACCGGACGTGACGCTCCCCGAAGCGATTGAGAACATCGACATCGGTGGTCCAACAATGATTCGCGCTGCAGCGAAAAATTATCGACACACTGCTGTCGTTACAGCCGCGAGTCAATACACACGAATTATCGCTGATTTAGATGCTAACGACGGTTGTCTTTCGGAAGAGAGACGATTTGAATTGGCGAAAGCAGCGTTCGCGCATACCGCCCAATATGATGCCGCAATTTCCACTTACCTCACTAATGTAGATTCGGAATCGGATGCAGTGGATGACTCGGTGCGGTTAGAAACCGCACCTACCGAGGTTTCTAAAGATGAATTTACGGATAGCCTAACGCTCCGTTTCAAAAAAGAACGGACACTCCGCTATGGTGAAAATCCACACCAACGTGCCGCTTTCTACAAAACCGAAACCGATCCAGGGGCGTGTGCTGCGTGGGCAAACCAACTCAGTGGACAGCCGCTCTCCTTTAACAACATCCTCGATTTGGAAGCTGCTTTGGAAATCGTTAAGGACTTCACGCAACCGGTGTGCGCCATTATTAAACACAATAACCCGTGTGGACTCGCGACGGCTGACAACCTACAAAATGCCTTCACACAAGCCTTGGAATGCGATCGGACCTCCGCTTTCGGTTCAATCGTCGGGTTAAACCGCAAAGTAACAATTCAGACCGCAAACACGATCCGAGAAGCCGCGAACGCAGGCGTGAAAATTGATGCAATTATCGCACCGAGTTACACCGAAAAAGCGTTGCGTGCCCTGTCTCGTGTCAAACGCCGACCGATTCTGGAAACAGGACCGCTTGCGACGGCACAAGGGAGTGTGCCTGCTACTATGCAAATCCGCAATGTCACGGGTGGCGTGTTGGTTCAAGACTTGGACGTTCACGAGTTGAGCCCTGATGCCTTAGAGGTTGTCACACAGCGGGCACCGACAGACGCAGAGATTGCCTCTCTACTTTTCGCGTGGAAGGCGTGTAAACACGTCAAATCTAATTGCATCCTGCTTGCGCAGGACACCCAAAGTGTCGGTATCGGCGCAGGGCAGATGAGCCGAGTAGACTCGACCATCATCGCTGTCCGAAAATCGGGTGAAAAGGCAAAAGGGGCGGT is a window from the Candidatus Poribacteria bacterium genome containing:
- the purH gene encoding bifunctional phosphoribosylaminoimidazolecarboxamide formyltransferase/IMP cyclohydrolase produces the protein MRKIERALISVYDKTDLLEIATALAERGVEILSTGGTAQHLRDAGIDILDVSDYTGFPEMLDGRVKTLHPKIHGGLLAEWDNTEHSTQTEAHGINPIDMVICNLYPFEATVAKPDVTLPEAIENIDIGGPTMIRAAAKNYRHTAVVTAASQYTRIIADLDANDGCLSEERRFELAKAAFAHTAQYDAAISTYLTNVDSESDAVDDSVRLETAPTEVSKDEFTDSLTLRFKKERTLRYGENPHQRAAFYKTETDPGACAAWANQLSGQPLSFNNILDLEAALEIVKDFTQPVCAIIKHNNPCGLATADNLQNAFTQALECDRTSAFGSIVGLNRKVTIQTANTIREAANAGVKIDAIIAPSYTEKALRALSRVKRRPILETGPLATAQGSVPATMQIRNVTGGVLVQDLDVHELSPDALEVVTQRAPTDAEIASLLFAWKACKHVKSNCILLAQDTQSVGIGAGQMSRVDSTIIAVRKSGEKAKGAVLASDAYFPFPDGVEIAGEAGIRAIIQPGGSVNDAPVIETANAYGMAMVLTGVRHFRH